A genomic window from Nicotiana sylvestris chromosome 11, ASM39365v2, whole genome shotgun sequence includes:
- the LOC104227084 gene encoding histone H4: MSGRGKGGKGLGKGGAKRHRKVLRDNIQGITKPAIRRLARRGGVKRISGLIYEETRGVLKIFLENVIRDAVTYTEHARRKTVTAMDVVYALKRQGRTLYGFGG; encoded by the coding sequence ATGTCGGGACGTGGAAAGGGAGGAAAAGGATTAGGAAAGGGAGGAGCAAAACGACATCGTAAAGTCCTCCGTGATAACATCCAAGGTATCACAAAGCCAGCAATTAGGCGTTTGGCTCGTAGAGGAGGAGTGAAGCGTATCAGTGGTCTCATCTATGAGGAGACACGTGGCGTGCTCAAGATCTTTTTGGAGAACGTCATTCGTGATGCTGTTACTTACACTGAGCACGCAAGGAGAAAGACCGTGACTGCTATGGATGTCGTGTATGCTCTTAAGAGACAGGGAAGGACTTTGTATGGATTTGGAGGTTAA